One genomic window of Arthrobacter caoxuetaonis includes the following:
- a CDS encoding DUF885 domain-containing protein, translating to MTEQTTSSDSLSNAGSRTPTAIDAVAEAFTENLLRLDPSFATSLGIPGHETEYADYSPAGLVSTAEAISETLERLEDLQPVDDVDAVTLDAMRERLGLALEIHESGWDLADLNNIASPAQDIRAVFDLMPTDTVEAWEHISGRLHNLPDAVAGYIVSLRSGAERGLVAARRQVSIVMEQAGKYAEEGGFFDSFAADASLPDGSELPDALKASLRRNADGARAAYRSLVDFLGGELLPQAPEKDAVGAERYALFSRQFLGSAVDLEETYAWGVAELDRIIAEQEEVANQIKEGASVREAMDLLDADPQRQLHGTRELQAWMQELSDRAVEELSQSHFEITGPMRKLECMIAPTNEGGIYYTGPSEDFSRPGRMWWSVPEGEDTFTTWKETTTVYHEGVPGHHLQIATATAARDTLNSWRRNVCWVSGHGEGWALYAERLMEELGYLNDPGDRMGMLDAQRMRAARVVFDIGVHLELEVPERWGSGTWTPEKGYDFLKQNIAISEGQLNFEFTRYLGWPGQAPAYKLGQRLWEQIRDEVRSREGDSFDAKAFHTRALSLGSVGLDTLRRALLDN from the coding sequence GTGACTGAACAGACAACTTCATCAGATTCCCTGTCCAACGCCGGTTCGCGCACGCCAACTGCAATCGACGCCGTCGCCGAAGCTTTCACCGAGAACCTGCTGCGGCTGGACCCGTCCTTCGCCACTTCGCTCGGCATCCCCGGGCACGAGACCGAATACGCGGACTACTCGCCGGCAGGACTCGTATCCACCGCCGAAGCAATCAGCGAAACCCTTGAGCGGCTTGAGGACCTGCAGCCCGTTGACGACGTTGATGCCGTCACCCTTGACGCCATGCGTGAGCGGCTGGGCCTCGCCCTGGAGATCCATGAATCCGGCTGGGACCTGGCCGACCTGAACAACATCGCTTCCCCGGCACAGGACATCCGCGCGGTCTTCGACCTGATGCCCACCGACACCGTCGAGGCCTGGGAGCACATCTCCGGCCGCCTGCACAACCTTCCCGACGCCGTCGCCGGGTACATCGTTTCCCTGCGCAGCGGGGCCGAGCGCGGCCTGGTCGCCGCCCGCCGCCAGGTCTCGATCGTGATGGAGCAGGCCGGCAAGTATGCCGAAGAAGGCGGATTCTTCGATTCGTTCGCGGCCGACGCATCGCTGCCGGACGGCTCGGAACTGCCCGACGCACTCAAGGCCTCGCTGCGCCGGAACGCCGACGGCGCCCGTGCCGCCTACCGCTCGCTCGTTGACTTCCTCGGCGGAGAGCTGCTCCCGCAGGCTCCGGAGAAGGACGCCGTCGGCGCTGAGCGCTACGCGCTGTTCTCCCGCCAGTTCCTCGGCTCGGCCGTCGACCTGGAGGAGACCTACGCCTGGGGCGTCGCGGAACTGGACCGCATCATCGCTGAACAGGAAGAGGTGGCCAACCAGATCAAGGAAGGCGCTTCAGTCCGCGAAGCAATGGACCTGCTCGACGCCGATCCCCAGCGCCAGCTGCACGGCACGCGTGAACTGCAGGCCTGGATGCAGGAACTCTCCGACCGGGCCGTCGAGGAACTGTCGCAGAGCCACTTCGAGATCACCGGTCCCATGCGCAAGCTCGAGTGCATGATCGCCCCCACCAATGAGGGCGGCATCTACTACACGGGTCCGAGCGAGGACTTCTCCCGGCCCGGCCGCATGTGGTGGTCCGTACCGGAAGGCGAAGACACCTTCACCACGTGGAAGGAAACCACCACGGTCTACCACGAGGGCGTTCCGGGCCACCACCTGCAGATTGCCACCGCAACCGCTGCCCGGGACACCTTGAACAGCTGGCGCCGCAACGTCTGCTGGGTCTCCGGCCACGGCGAGGGCTGGGCACTGTACGCCGAGCGCCTCATGGAGGAACTCGGCTACCTGAACGATCCCGGAGACCGGATGGGCATGCTGGACGCGCAGCGCATGCGCGCAGCCCGCGTCGTCTTCGACATCGGCGTCCACCTGGAACTGGAGGTCCCCGAGCGCTGGGGTTCGGGCACCTGGACCCCGGAGAAGGGCTACGACTTCCTGAAGCAGAACATTGCAATCTCGGAAGGGCAGCTGAACTTCGAGTTCACGCGCTACCTGGGCTGGCCGGGACAGGCACCGGCGTACAAGCTGGGCCAGCGGCTCTGGGAGCAGATCCGCGACGAAGTCCGCAGCCGCGAGGGCGACTCCTTCGATGCAAAGGCCTTCCACACGCGCGCACTGAGCCTGGGCTCGGTCGGCCTGGACACGCTGCGCCGCGCCCTGCTGGATAACTAG
- a CDS encoding acyl-CoA carboxylase subunit epsilon, translated as MSIVGEPDFEPAIQPLLQVLTGSPTDEELAALTAVVLGLGAGAPDSAAPVLRDPATTRRAWTRRRQLSLTPAPGPGSWRRTYR; from the coding sequence GTGAGCATCGTCGGTGAACCGGACTTCGAACCGGCAATCCAGCCGCTGCTGCAGGTTCTCACAGGCAGTCCCACGGACGAGGAACTGGCGGCACTGACCGCCGTCGTGCTGGGACTGGGCGCGGGTGCACCGGACTCCGCGGCGCCTGTGCTGCGCGATCCGGCAACGACCCGCAGGGCGTGGACAAGGCGCCGCCAGCTGAGCCTGACGCCTGCTCCGGGGCCGGGCTCGTGGCGGCGCACCTACCGCTGA
- a CDS encoding Maf family protein codes for MTDLTLILASASPARTKLLDNAGIAHRVLVSDVDEDAVTARYGLTDPHDTALLLARAKAEAVASLPEADGALVLGCDSVFEFDGEAHGKPWEPEIARERIRRMSGNVGVLHTGHWLVDCRDTDEDGSGATLGAVSSAEVHFAKLLDDEIEAYIATGEPLAVAGSFTIDSLGGAFIEKVVGDPHAVVGLSVSTLRHLLASAGVGVTSLWK; via the coding sequence GTGACTGACCTGACGCTAATCCTTGCTTCCGCCTCCCCTGCCCGCACCAAGCTCCTGGACAATGCCGGCATCGCCCACCGCGTGCTCGTGTCCGATGTCGATGAAGACGCTGTCACGGCCCGCTACGGGCTGACCGATCCCCATGACACGGCACTGCTGCTGGCCCGGGCCAAGGCTGAAGCTGTCGCTTCCCTCCCTGAGGCCGACGGCGCCCTTGTCCTCGGCTGCGACTCCGTGTTCGAGTTCGACGGCGAAGCCCACGGAAAGCCCTGGGAACCGGAGATTGCCCGCGAACGCATCCGGCGGATGAGCGGGAACGTCGGTGTGCTCCACACGGGCCACTGGCTGGTGGACTGCCGCGACACCGACGAGGACGGCTCCGGAGCGACCCTCGGCGCGGTCAGCTCGGCCGAGGTGCACTTTGCGAAGCTCCTCGACGACGAGATCGAGGCCTACATTGCCACCGGAGAGCCGCTTGCCGTGGCGGGGTCCTTCACCATCGATTCCCTGGGCGGGGCGTTCATCGAGAAGGTCGTCGGCGATCCGCATGCCGTCGTCGGTCTGTCCGTGTCCACGCTGCGCCACCTGCTGGCCAGCGCCGGCGTCGGCGTGACGTCGCTCTGGAAGTAG
- a CDS encoding NAD(P)H-quinone dehydrogenase, producing the protein MTSQLDFTARKIAILGGGPGGYEAAMVAASLGADVTIVERNGLGGSAVLTDVVPSKTLIATADVMTRFSSASNLGVDFGNAAKPAEADLKMVNHRLLALAKEQSNDIRRTLERMGVKVILGEGRLLDNRRIEVATDEGTTTVEAEALLISTGANPRELDTSMPDGERIFTWKQIYNLTEVPEHLIVIGSGVTGAEFASAYNGLGARVTLISSRDRVLPGEDADAARVLEDVFQARGMTVLSRSRADSVKNTGDGVRVTLSDGRTVEGSHCLVAVGAIPNTQGIGLEEAGVALDEQGQIKVDGVSRTTASNVYAAGDCTGVFNLASVAAMQGRIAIAHLMGDSVKPLKLKHVASNIFTSPEIASVGVSEADIAAGRYQGDVIKLSLHTNARAKMMDVKEGFVKIIARKGSGTVIGGVVVGPRASELIFPIALAVTQKLHVDDVANTFTVYPSLTGSISEAARRLHVHI; encoded by the coding sequence GTGACGAGCCAACTAGATTTCACTGCCCGAAAAATTGCGATCCTCGGCGGCGGCCCCGGCGGCTACGAGGCAGCCATGGTGGCAGCGTCACTTGGCGCAGACGTAACCATTGTGGAGCGCAACGGGCTGGGCGGCTCCGCCGTCCTCACCGACGTCGTGCCTTCCAAGACCCTCATTGCCACCGCGGACGTGATGACCCGTTTCAGCTCCGCCTCCAATCTCGGCGTCGACTTTGGCAACGCTGCCAAGCCGGCCGAAGCGGACCTGAAGATGGTCAACCACCGCCTGCTGGCCTTGGCCAAGGAACAGTCCAACGACATCCGGCGGACGCTGGAACGCATGGGCGTGAAGGTGATTCTGGGTGAGGGCAGGCTGCTCGACAACCGCCGGATCGAGGTCGCCACGGATGAAGGCACCACCACGGTGGAAGCCGAAGCCCTCCTGATCTCAACGGGCGCCAACCCCCGCGAACTGGACACGTCCATGCCGGACGGCGAGCGGATCTTCACCTGGAAGCAGATCTACAACCTGACAGAGGTTCCCGAGCACCTGATCGTCATCGGGTCCGGCGTGACGGGCGCTGAGTTCGCGTCCGCCTACAACGGGCTCGGCGCACGCGTCACCCTCATCTCCAGCCGTGACCGCGTGCTGCCCGGCGAAGACGCTGACGCTGCCCGCGTCCTGGAGGACGTCTTCCAGGCCCGCGGCATGACCGTGCTCTCCCGTTCCCGTGCCGATTCGGTGAAGAACACCGGTGACGGGGTGCGGGTCACGCTCTCCGACGGGCGCACGGTTGAGGGCTCCCATTGCCTCGTCGCCGTCGGCGCTATTCCCAACACGCAGGGCATCGGCCTCGAGGAGGCAGGAGTCGCCCTGGATGAGCAGGGACAGATCAAGGTCGACGGCGTCTCCCGGACCACCGCGTCGAACGTCTACGCTGCCGGTGACTGCACGGGTGTCTTCAACCTGGCCTCGGTCGCTGCGATGCAGGGACGCATTGCGATCGCCCACCTGATGGGGGACAGCGTGAAGCCGCTGAAGCTCAAGCACGTCGCCTCGAACATCTTCACCTCCCCGGAGATCGCGTCAGTGGGTGTGTCCGAAGCGGACATTGCCGCCGGACGGTACCAGGGCGACGTCATCAAGCTCTCGCTGCACACCAACGCGCGGGCGAAGATGATGGATGTCAAGGAAGGGTTCGTGAAGATCATTGCCCGGAAGGGCTCCGGAACAGTGATCGGCGGCGTCGTCGTCGGTCCCCGTGCCTCCGAACTGATCTTCCCGATTGCGCTGGCGGTCACGCAGAAACTGCACGTCGACGACGTCGCCAACACCTTCACGGTCTACCCGTCGCTGACCGGCTCCATCTCCGAGGCAGCACGGCGCCTGCACGTGCACATCTAA
- a CDS encoding MFS transporter: MSTNTSSAEAEKAPANSRGRVIVASLVGTSIEFYDFYVYATAAVLVFPVLFFPNAEGVTALLSSFAVFGVAFIARPLGSIVFGHFGDKVGRKGTLVASLLTMGIATFLIGCLPTANMDGWTFWAPALLVVMRFAQGLALGGEWSGAALLATENAPANKRAIYGTFPQLGAPIGFILANGLFLILSFNLAEEQFMSWGWRIPFLASAVMVIIGLYVRLKLVETPAFQKVVDSGEVSKLPLAAAFKFSWRPMIAGTFIMLATYVLFYLMTTFTLSYGTAAKSEEEAAAKAEASGKAFDPDTFAAGLGYARNDFLIMLIVGVVFFGIFTMVAGPLAEKYGRRKTLLWVTAAIFVFGFTFDPLFGGGFVGTMALLIIGFTLMGLTFGPMGAVLPELFPTNVRYTGSAIAYNVSSILGAAVAPFIAVALWQAADGSPWLVGIYLSSMAILTFIALWVTRETKDVDYVNHSS; the protein is encoded by the coding sequence ATGTCAACAAACACTTCCAGCGCCGAAGCTGAAAAGGCACCGGCCAACTCCCGCGGACGCGTGATCGTAGCGTCCCTGGTTGGCACTTCCATCGAGTTCTACGACTTCTATGTCTATGCGACCGCCGCAGTCCTCGTCTTCCCCGTCCTCTTCTTCCCGAATGCCGAGGGCGTCACCGCACTGCTGTCCTCCTTCGCCGTCTTCGGCGTCGCCTTCATCGCCCGTCCCCTTGGATCGATCGTGTTTGGGCACTTCGGCGACAAGGTGGGCCGCAAGGGAACCCTGGTTGCGTCCCTGCTGACCATGGGCATCGCAACCTTCCTTATCGGCTGCCTGCCGACCGCGAACATGGACGGCTGGACCTTCTGGGCCCCGGCCCTGCTGGTCGTCATGCGCTTTGCCCAGGGCCTGGCCCTCGGCGGCGAATGGTCCGGTGCGGCCCTGCTGGCCACCGAGAACGCCCCCGCGAACAAGCGCGCCATCTACGGCACGTTCCCGCAGCTCGGCGCTCCGATCGGCTTCATCCTGGCCAACGGCCTGTTCCTGATCCTGAGCTTCAACCTGGCTGAAGAGCAGTTCATGTCCTGGGGCTGGCGCATTCCGTTCCTCGCCAGCGCCGTGATGGTCATCATTGGCCTCTACGTCCGCCTGAAGCTGGTCGAAACCCCCGCCTTCCAGAAGGTTGTCGATTCCGGTGAAGTGAGCAAGCTGCCGCTGGCCGCTGCGTTCAAGTTCTCCTGGCGCCCGATGATCGCCGGCACCTTCATCATGCTGGCCACCTATGTGCTCTTCTACCTGATGACCACCTTCACCCTCTCCTACGGCACCGCTGCCAAGTCGGAGGAAGAAGCTGCCGCCAAGGCGGAAGCATCCGGGAAGGCCTTCGACCCGGATACATTCGCGGCAGGCCTCGGCTACGCCCGCAACGACTTCCTGATCATGCTGATCGTCGGCGTCGTCTTCTTCGGCATCTTCACCATGGTGGCCGGCCCGCTGGCCGAAAAGTACGGACGCCGCAAGACCCTGCTCTGGGTCACGGCAGCAATCTTCGTCTTCGGCTTCACGTTCGACCCGCTGTTCGGCGGCGGCTTCGTTGGCACCATGGCGCTGCTGATCATCGGCTTCACTCTGATGGGCCTGACCTTCGGGCCGATGGGCGCCGTACTGCCGGAGCTGTTCCCGACCAATGTCCGCTACACCGGTTCAGCCATCGCCTACAACGTTTCCTCGATCCTCGGTGCAGCTGTTGCCCCGTTCATCGCAGTGGCGCTGTGGCAGGCCGCTGACGGCAGCCCGTGGCTGGTGGGAATCTACCTCTCATCGATGGCCATCCTGACGTTCATCGCGCTGTGGGTTACCCGCGAAACCAAGGACGTGGACTACGTAAACCACTCCAGCTAG
- a CDS encoding dicarboxylate/amino acid:cation symporter has protein sequence MTSPQTSPQSPAAAETRRRLPRWATSFGPQIIAALLVGLGLGLLAKNMGAVDGEPNWLTTTLSTIGSSYVSLLKAAVVPLIFTAVVSSIANLREVSNAARLAWQTLLWFAITALIAVAIGIALGVLMQPGANADATAPDGYDGGTGSWIGFLTGLIPGNFLGLTASTTETLTTSLNFNVLQVLVIAIAVGIAALKVGKPAAPFLALNASALAVIQKVLWWIIRLAPLGTVGLIGRAVATYGWDTIGSLGTFTLAIYVGLAIVLFVVYPGLIKAHGLSVRQWFSGAWPAIQLAFVSRSSVGTLPLTQRVTERNLGVPRAYASFAVPLGATTKMDGCAAIYPAISAIFVAQFFGIDLSIGQYLLIVVVAVLGSAATAGTTGAVVMLTLTLSTLGLPLEGVALLLAVDPILDMGRTAVNVAGQTVVPTIVAKRNGLLQPELYNAKRNGDPFADDSAAIDPEEAELSAQEHTPATSGAGAAAASR, from the coding sequence GTGACATCACCACAGACCTCCCCACAGTCCCCCGCCGCAGCCGAGACCCGGCGCAGGCTTCCGCGCTGGGCCACATCGTTTGGCCCGCAGATCATCGCAGCCCTGCTGGTCGGCCTCGGCCTGGGCCTGCTGGCCAAGAACATGGGCGCCGTCGACGGTGAGCCCAACTGGCTCACCACCACGCTTTCGACCATCGGCTCGAGCTACGTCTCACTGCTGAAGGCAGCCGTCGTCCCGCTGATCTTCACCGCCGTCGTCAGCTCGATTGCAAACCTCCGCGAGGTTTCCAACGCTGCGCGCCTGGCATGGCAGACCCTGCTGTGGTTCGCCATCACCGCCCTGATCGCCGTGGCGATCGGCATTGCCCTGGGTGTGCTGATGCAGCCCGGTGCCAACGCTGACGCCACCGCGCCGGACGGATACGACGGCGGCACCGGCAGCTGGATCGGGTTCCTCACCGGCCTCATCCCGGGCAACTTCCTGGGCCTGACCGCCTCCACCACAGAAACCCTCACCACCTCCCTGAACTTCAACGTGCTGCAGGTCCTCGTGATCGCGATCGCCGTCGGCATTGCCGCCCTGAAGGTCGGCAAGCCCGCCGCACCGTTCCTGGCCCTGAACGCCTCCGCCCTGGCCGTCATCCAGAAGGTCCTGTGGTGGATCATCCGGCTGGCCCCGCTGGGCACCGTTGGCCTGATCGGCCGTGCCGTGGCCACCTACGGCTGGGACACCATCGGTTCACTGGGCACCTTCACGCTGGCCATCTACGTGGGTCTGGCGATCGTCCTGTTCGTGGTCTACCCGGGGCTGATCAAGGCGCACGGACTCTCCGTCCGCCAGTGGTTCTCCGGAGCCTGGCCGGCCATCCAGCTTGCCTTTGTGTCCCGTTCCTCCGTGGGGACGCTGCCGCTGACCCAGCGCGTCACTGAGCGGAACCTCGGTGTTCCCCGGGCCTACGCTTCCTTCGCCGTGCCGCTGGGCGCCACGACGAAGATGGACGGCTGCGCCGCGATCTACCCTGCGATCTCGGCTATCTTCGTGGCCCAGTTCTTCGGCATTGACCTCAGCATCGGGCAGTACCTGCTCATCGTTGTCGTCGCCGTGCTGGGCTCCGCGGCAACCGCCGGAACCACCGGCGCCGTCGTGATGCTGACCCTGACCCTGTCCACGCTGGGACTGCCGCTGGAAGGCGTGGCGCTGCTGCTCGCCGTCGACCCCATCCTGGACATGGGACGCACCGCGGTGAACGTGGCCGGCCAGACGGTCGTGCCCACCATCGTGGCCAAGCGCAACGGCCTGCTGCAGCCGGAGCTGTACAACGCCAAGCGCAACGGCGACCCGTTCGCTGACGATTCAGCTGCAATCGATCCCGAAGAAGCTGAACTTTCGGCACAGGAACATACACCTGCAACATCAGGTGCTGGCGCTGCGGCTGCCAGCAGGTAA
- a CDS encoding endonuclease domain-containing protein, whose amino-acid sequence MRTPRPLPHPLSDPFLVEQALSLGVTPGRLRGSDLRIPSRGIRVPKNTKTTGTPAELAASCRPYLELFPDAVLSHTTAARLHGIPLPPSYRNESFLHLTRPPNAASTTRRHIRSHRSRLEDFDVVQPAPGLRLTSEARTFADLARILDLPDLTAAGDWLVSEHGRSYGQVRHAVLGLEELRSYVNGLRWIPGIRTARRALDLVRVGVDSPPETYLRLMLHDAGLPEFRPNMPLLDAAGRPVLWTDLGCPEFRTCVEYDGAHHLTPKQQMKDHNRDLLVSELGWHQVKVSAVDMRRGSAWVAPIVARGLRLGGWVREQGVL is encoded by the coding sequence ATGCGCACACCCCGGCCCCTTCCACATCCACTGTCTGATCCCTTTCTGGTTGAGCAGGCACTGAGCCTTGGTGTCACACCCGGACGGCTGCGCGGCTCAGATCTGCGCATTCCCAGTCGTGGAATCCGGGTACCGAAGAACACGAAGACCACGGGGACGCCTGCTGAGCTGGCTGCAAGCTGCCGACCCTATCTTGAGCTTTTCCCCGACGCCGTCCTCAGCCACACGACTGCGGCGAGGCTCCACGGCATCCCGCTGCCGCCGTCGTACCGGAACGAATCATTCCTGCATCTCACCCGCCCTCCGAACGCCGCGAGTACCACCCGCAGGCACATCCGCAGCCACCGGTCACGCCTGGAGGACTTCGACGTCGTCCAACCCGCGCCGGGGCTCCGGCTCACGTCTGAAGCGCGCACCTTTGCCGACCTCGCCCGGATCCTGGATCTGCCCGATCTCACCGCAGCCGGCGACTGGCTCGTCTCAGAGCATGGACGCAGCTATGGCCAGGTCCGTCATGCCGTTCTGGGTCTGGAGGAACTGCGCAGCTACGTCAACGGCCTGAGGTGGATTCCGGGCATACGAACTGCCCGTCGAGCCCTTGATCTGGTGCGCGTTGGCGTGGACTCCCCGCCCGAGACATACCTCCGGCTCATGCTGCACGACGCCGGACTGCCGGAGTTCCGTCCGAACATGCCGCTGCTGGACGCGGCCGGGAGGCCTGTCCTGTGGACTGATCTGGGCTGTCCGGAATTCCGCACCTGCGTGGAGTATGACGGCGCGCATCACCTGACCCCAAAGCAGCAGATGAAGGACCACAACCGTGACCTGCTCGTCAGTGAGCTCGGATGGCATCAGGTCAAGGTCTCGGCAGTGGATATGCGCCGCGGCTCCGCGTGGGTGGCGCCAATAGTCGCCCGGGGCCTGCGCCTTGGAGGATGGGTCCGCGAGCAAGGTGTCTTGTGA
- a CDS encoding purine-nucleoside phosphorylase, with the protein MSYDDPFELAQQAAAYIAEKTGVPSHDIALVLGSGWGDAADLIGETTATLPASDIPGFSAPAVQGHVGTIRSVLTPGGKRALILGARTHYYEGKGVRAVVHGVRTAAAAGAKVMVLTNGCGGLNLDWAPGTPVLISDHLNLTATSPLEGATFVDLTDLYSPRLRDLARTVDPTLAEGVYAQFPGPHYETPAEVRYAKTIGADLVGMSTALEAIAARHAGMEVFGISLVTNLAAGISPEPLSHQEVLEAGAEAGPRISKLLAGIIGAL; encoded by the coding sequence GTGAGCTATGACGATCCCTTTGAACTTGCCCAGCAGGCCGCAGCGTACATCGCCGAGAAAACCGGTGTACCCAGCCACGACATCGCCCTGGTCCTGGGCAGCGGCTGGGGGGACGCAGCAGACCTGATCGGTGAGACCACTGCCACGCTGCCGGCGTCGGACATTCCCGGTTTTTCCGCCCCGGCTGTCCAGGGACATGTGGGGACCATCCGGTCCGTACTGACTCCCGGGGGCAAGCGCGCCCTCATCCTGGGTGCCCGCACGCACTACTACGAGGGCAAGGGTGTCCGCGCCGTCGTCCACGGTGTGCGGACCGCCGCTGCTGCCGGTGCGAAGGTCATGGTCCTCACCAACGGATGCGGCGGCCTGAACCTGGACTGGGCTCCCGGCACCCCTGTGCTGATCAGCGACCACCTCAACCTGACGGCCACCTCCCCGCTGGAGGGCGCGACGTTCGTCGACCTGACGGACCTCTACTCCCCCAGGCTCCGCGACCTCGCCCGGACCGTTGATCCCACCCTTGCCGAAGGTGTCTACGCCCAGTTCCCCGGCCCGCACTACGAAACACCCGCGGAAGTCCGCTATGCCAAGACCATCGGCGCGGACCTGGTGGGCATGTCCACCGCCCTTGAAGCCATTGCTGCCCGCCATGCCGGCATGGAGGTCTTCGGTATCAGCCTGGTGACCAACCTGGCCGCAGGCATCAGCCCGGAACCCCTGAGCCACCAGGAAGTGCTGGAAGCCGGCGCCGAAGCAGGCCCGCGCATTTCCAAGCTGCTCGCCGGCATCATCGGCGCCCTGTAG
- a CDS encoding acetyl/propionyl/methylcrotonyl-CoA carboxylase subunit alpha, whose amino-acid sequence MSQNTAAPLGKVLIANRGEIAVRIIRAARDEGIATVAVYADPDLDALHVRLADEAYALGGSTAAESYLDMDKILAAAVRAGADAIHPGYGFLSENAAFARRVIDAGLTWIGPSPEAIDQLGDKVQARHLAAKVGAPLVPGTPDPVSSADEVLAFAQEYGLPVAIKAAFGGGGRGIKVARTLEEIPELYDSAVREATAAFGRGECFIERFLDAPRHVETQCLADAHGNVVVVSTRDCSLQRRNQKLVEEAPAPFLTEDQVRALYDSSKALLREAGYQGAGTCEFLVGTDGTISFLEVNTRLQVEHPVSEEVTGIDLVREQFRIARGEELGYSDPEIRGHSIEFRINGEDAGRGFMPSPGTVETLRLPTGPGVRVDSGIEAGETVGGNFDSMLAKLIVTGATRTQALQRARRALKEMEITGLPTVLPFHAAVVADPAFAPEQGPFSVHTRWIETEFNNTIEPWSGEPANGNDDDGARQRHTVEVGGKRLEVVLPAGLAPSNGRSAAPVNGKQRKGRARTSSAAATGNELTSPMQGTIVKVAVQDGTVVAEGDLVVVLEAMKMEQPLTAHKAGTVTGLTALPGATVSAGAVIAAIVD is encoded by the coding sequence ATGAGCCAGAACACCGCCGCCCCGCTGGGGAAGGTCCTGATTGCCAACCGCGGAGAGATCGCCGTCCGGATTATCCGGGCCGCACGCGACGAAGGCATCGCGACTGTAGCCGTCTACGCCGACCCGGACCTGGACGCTTTGCACGTCCGCCTTGCCGATGAGGCGTACGCCCTGGGCGGCAGCACTGCCGCAGAGTCCTACCTGGACATGGACAAGATCCTGGCCGCGGCTGTCCGCGCCGGGGCGGACGCCATCCACCCGGGCTACGGCTTCCTGTCTGAGAATGCCGCGTTCGCCCGCCGGGTCATCGACGCCGGACTGACCTGGATCGGGCCTTCCCCCGAAGCCATCGACCAGCTCGGAGACAAGGTCCAGGCCCGGCATCTTGCAGCTAAGGTCGGCGCTCCCCTGGTTCCGGGAACGCCGGATCCCGTATCCAGCGCGGACGAAGTCCTTGCCTTCGCGCAGGAGTACGGCCTGCCCGTGGCTATCAAGGCGGCCTTCGGCGGCGGCGGACGCGGCATCAAAGTGGCCCGCACCCTGGAAGAGATCCCCGAACTGTACGACTCCGCCGTCCGCGAAGCCACTGCTGCCTTCGGCCGCGGCGAGTGCTTCATCGAACGCTTCCTCGATGCCCCGCGCCACGTCGAGACACAGTGCCTGGCCGACGCGCACGGCAACGTCGTCGTCGTTTCGACCCGCGACTGCTCCCTGCAGCGCCGCAACCAGAAGCTGGTGGAAGAAGCCCCGGCCCCCTTCCTCACCGAGGACCAGGTCCGCGCCCTGTACGACTCTTCCAAGGCCCTGCTGCGCGAAGCCGGGTACCAGGGTGCCGGTACCTGCGAATTCCTCGTGGGCACCGACGGCACCATTTCCTTCCTCGAGGTCAACACCCGTCTCCAGGTTGAGCATCCGGTCTCCGAGGAAGTGACCGGCATCGACTTGGTGCGCGAGCAGTTCCGCATCGCCCGCGGTGAAGAACTGGGCTACTCCGACCCCGAAATCCGGGGCCACTCCATCGAATTCCGCATCAACGGCGAAGACGCCGGGCGCGGCTTCATGCCCTCCCCCGGCACAGTGGAAACCCTGCGCCTGCCCACGGGCCCCGGCGTGCGGGTCGATTCCGGCATCGAAGCCGGCGAGACGGTGGGCGGGAACTTCGATTCGATGCTTGCCAAGCTGATCGTCACCGGAGCCACCCGCACCCAGGCCCTCCAGCGTGCGCGCCGTGCCCTGAAGGAAATGGAAATCACCGGCCTGCCGACTGTGCTGCCGTTCCACGCCGCCGTCGTCGCCGATCCCGCGTTCGCACCGGAGCAGGGTCCGTTCAGTGTTCACACCCGCTGGATCGAGACTGAGTTCAACAACACCATTGAGCCCTGGTCCGGGGAACCGGCCAACGGGAACGACGACGACGGCGCACGCCAGCGCCACACCGTGGAGGTGGGCGGCAAACGGCTTGAGGTCGTGCTGCCGGCCGGCCTGGCGCCGTCGAACGGACGCAGCGCTGCCCCGGTCAACGGCAAGCAGCGCAAAGGCCGCGCCCGGACGTCATCCGCGGCGGCAACGGGCAATGAGCTGACGTCCCCCATGCAGGGAACCATTGTGAAGGTCGCCGTCCAAGACGGGACCGTCGTCGCGGAAGGGGACCTGGTGGTGGTGCTGGAAGCCATGAAGATGGAGCAGCCGCTCACCGCCCACAAGGCCGGCACCGTCACCGGTCTCACGGCACTGCCGGGAGCCACCGTCTCAGCGGGTGCTGTCATCGCTGCCATCGTGGACTAG